One segment of Stappia sp. 28M-7 DNA contains the following:
- a CDS encoding sigma-54 dependent transcriptional regulator — translation MTIDSDRQAAAGRRTPVLVVDDDPSMRAGLRQWMRLADFDPVEAVDAETALSRLAADFPGCVISDVLLPGASGLELLRRVKQIDPDLPVILMTGHGDVPMAVEAMRQGAADFIEKPFDPDMLAAMVRRATGHRRLVLENRALSRRLSDMSGLSARLIGESAAMVRLREQIGHFARTDASVMIIGETGTGKEVVARALHDLSPRADAPFVALNCAALPETMVEAELFGHEAGAFTGADRSRIGRIEQADRGVLFLDEVPSMPLALQPKLLRVLQEREVDRIGGRSAVPVDIRIISAANVDPRQAVAENLMRQDLVYRLNAVEIRIPPLRERGGDIRLLFDSFVNRFMAEYGIDGVALSPDDAGFLSAHEWPGNVRELRNAAERFVLNAPMGAPSLRDLVTGAAPGAEGAPRGRLRDLMEEYERRVIVDALRRHGGRIAPVLDELDLPRRTLNEKMARLGLSRTGEGAGDA, via the coding sequence ATGACCATCGACAGCGATCGGCAAGCCGCAGCGGGCAGGCGCACGCCGGTGCTCGTCGTCGACGACGATCCGTCGATGCGCGCAGGGCTGCGCCAGTGGATGCGGCTGGCAGACTTCGATCCGGTCGAGGCGGTGGATGCGGAAACCGCGCTCTCGCGCCTTGCCGCCGACTTTCCCGGCTGCGTCATCTCCGACGTGCTGCTGCCCGGCGCCAGCGGCCTGGAGCTGCTGCGGCGGGTCAAGCAGATCGACCCGGACCTGCCGGTGATCCTGATGACCGGCCATGGCGACGTGCCGATGGCGGTGGAGGCGATGCGCCAGGGCGCCGCCGACTTCATCGAAAAGCCTTTCGATCCGGACATGCTGGCGGCGATGGTCCGCCGCGCCACCGGCCATCGCCGGCTGGTGCTGGAAAACCGCGCGCTCAGCCGACGGCTCAGCGACATGAGCGGCTTGTCGGCCCGCCTCATCGGCGAATCCGCCGCCATGGTTCGCCTGCGCGAGCAGATCGGCCATTTCGCCCGCACCGATGCCTCGGTGATGATCATCGGCGAGACCGGCACCGGCAAGGAGGTGGTGGCGCGCGCCCTGCACGACCTGTCGCCGCGCGCCGACGCGCCTTTCGTCGCGCTCAACTGCGCCGCGCTCCCCGAGACCATGGTCGAGGCGGAGCTCTTCGGCCATGAGGCCGGCGCCTTCACTGGCGCCGACCGCAGCCGCATCGGCCGGATCGAGCAGGCCGACCGCGGCGTGCTGTTCCTCGACGAGGTGCCCTCCATGCCGCTCGCCCTGCAGCCGAAGCTCCTGCGCGTGCTGCAGGAGCGCGAGGTCGACCGCATCGGCGGCCGCTCGGCTGTGCCCGTCGACATCCGCATCATCAGTGCGGCCAATGTCGACCCGCGCCAGGCGGTGGCGGAGAACCTGATGCGCCAGGACCTCGTCTACCGGCTCAACGCGGTGGAGATCCGCATTCCTCCGCTGCGCGAGCGCGGCGGCGACATCCGCCTGCTCTTCGACAGTTTCGTCAACCGCTTCATGGCCGAATACGGCATCGACGGCGTTGCCCTGTCGCCCGACGATGCCGGCTTCCTGTCGGCGCACGAGTGGCCGGGCAATGTCCGCGAGCTGCGCAACGCCGCCGAGCGTTTCGTGCTCAACGCGCCGATGGGCGCGCCCTCGCTGCGCGATCTCGTCACCGGCGCAGCCCCCGGCGCGGAAGGGGCGCCGCGCGGGCGCCTGCGCGACCTGATGGAGGAGTACGAGCGGCGCGTCATCGTCGATGCGCTGCGCCGGCATGGCGGGCGGATCGCGCCGGTTCTGGACGAGCTCGACCTGCCCCGCCGCACCCTCAACGAGAAAATGGCGCGCCTCGGCCTCAGCCGCACCGGCGAGGGAGCCGGCGACGCCTGA